From the genome of Desulfobaculum xiamenense, one region includes:
- the yedF gene encoding sulfurtransferase-like selenium metabolism protein YedF yields MTRRILDCKGLACPQPVLNARKLVETEQPAEFAVIVDNEAARENVGRFIATRGYETSVENVDGGWAVVGRRAAESSDAAPSPAGACPVCRPMSADEMAALEQKVTVFIQRDVLGSGDDALGEKLMLNFLATLPEFGPELWRVVLVNGGVRLTVADNPCCEKIKALEEMGATILVCGTCLDHFGLLDRKAVGETTNMLDVVTSLQLATKVITV; encoded by the coding sequence ATGACGAGAAGAATTCTGGACTGCAAGGGACTTGCCTGCCCTCAGCCTGTCCTGAACGCCCGGAAGCTGGTGGAGACGGAACAGCCCGCCGAATTTGCGGTGATTGTCGACAACGAGGCCGCGCGCGAGAACGTCGGACGCTTCATTGCGACCCGTGGTTACGAGACGAGCGTTGAGAATGTCGATGGCGGATGGGCCGTGGTTGGCCGTCGCGCCGCTGAATCTTCCGACGCCGCGCCCTCCCCGGCCGGTGCGTGCCCTGTCTGCCGTCCCATGAGCGCCGATGAAATGGCCGCTCTGGAGCAGAAGGTGACCGTGTTCATTCAGCGTGATGTCCTCGGTAGCGGCGACGATGCGCTGGGCGAGAAGCTGATGCTCAACTTCCTTGCCACGCTGCCGGAGTTCGGTCCCGAACTGTGGCGCGTGGTGCTGGTCAACGGCGGCGTGCGGCTCACCGTGGCTGACAATCCCTGCTGCGAAAAAATCAAGGCTCTTGAGGAAATGGGCGCAACGATTCTCGTTTGCGGCACTTGTCTTGATCATTTCGGCCTGTTGGACCGCAAGGCCGTGGGCGAAACCACGAATATGCTCGACGTGGTCACGAGTCTTCAGCTTGCAACGAAGGTCATTACCGTCTAG
- a CDS encoding lysophospholipid acyltransferase family protein: protein MREIVYELLARSMQGMSLDAIDRWGARMGDLLWLTLPERRQMATETMARQLDLPLHTAQRMARNSFRNTGRSFLEILLSSRVDWRFIHERLHIATPDAFRAFQDLDRPVVIATAHMGAWELLAGIYQLLVHKHPKQIVVRRPKDEALHRLMTRLRSRPGVDVIPHRMAAPQVLRCLRKGGVTAFLVDHNSSTSEALFMPFLKDIAAVNMGPALLAVRAEACICPVFIIRNGQGGYELHNDTPLDTRTLTGSRDERIQKAAEFYTRAVVRMIRAYPEQWYWLHRRWKTQPPEGWRYGGPLLES, encoded by the coding sequence ATGAGGGAAATCGTCTACGAATTGCTAGCCCGCTCGATGCAGGGCATGAGCCTCGACGCCATCGACCGCTGGGGCGCTCGCATGGGCGACCTGCTTTGGCTCACGCTACCCGAACGTCGCCAGATGGCCACCGAGACCATGGCCCGCCAACTGGATCTGCCGCTCCACACGGCCCAGCGCATGGCCCGCAACAGCTTTCGCAACACCGGGCGCTCGTTTCTGGAAATTCTGCTCAGTTCACGGGTAGACTGGCGTTTCATCCACGAACGCCTGCACATCGCCACGCCGGATGCGTTTCGCGCTTTTCAGGACCTCGATCGACCGGTGGTCATCGCCACTGCGCACATGGGCGCGTGGGAACTCCTCGCCGGCATCTATCAGCTTCTCGTCCACAAGCACCCCAAGCAGATCGTGGTGCGCCGTCCCAAGGACGAAGCGCTGCATCGGCTCATGACGCGCCTGCGCAGCCGTCCGGGCGTGGACGTCATCCCGCACCGCATGGCCGCGCCGCAGGTGTTGCGCTGCCTGCGAAAGGGTGGAGTGACAGCCTTTCTCGTGGACCACAACAGCAGCACGTCCGAGGCGCTATTCATGCCGTTTCTCAAGGACATCGCCGCTGTGAACATGGGCCCGGCCCTGCTGGCCGTGCGCGCCGAGGCCTGCATCTGCCCGGTCTTCATAATCCGCAACGGGCAGGGCGGATACGAGCTGCACAACGATACACCGCTGGACACGCGCACCCTCACCGGAAGCCGCGACGAACGCATCCAGAAGGCCGCCGAGTTCTACACCCGCGCCGTGGTCCGCATGATCCGCGCCTATCCGGAGCAGTGGTACTGGCTGCACAGGCGCTGGAAAACTCAACCGCCAGAGGGCTGGCGCTACGGCGGTCCGCTTCTCGAAAGCTAA
- a CDS encoding LolA family protein, whose translation MPLFRLMAIAMSLYFLFQPVAAHADETDGNATEITASMQRQYEALGAFRADLVQKLTNAASGSTQTRTGTLVFKQPALIRWQTESPEPELLVVGSDRVWDYFPDEETAYRYTTDQVLGSKTMLRFLSGKARLDEDFYVSVVGRDNGYIKMELVPRDPEPSLVQAWLWLIPESKLLHRVVIVDFFGNENDVTLKSIVLNPELPASTFEFTPPKGTEILDTPKD comes from the coding sequence ATGCCCCTGTTCAGACTCATGGCCATCGCCATGTCCCTGTACTTCCTTTTCCAGCCCGTGGCCGCGCATGCCGACGAAACTGATGGCAACGCCACGGAAATCACCGCGAGCATGCAGCGCCAGTACGAGGCCCTCGGCGCATTCCGGGCCGACCTCGTCCAGAAGCTGACCAACGCTGCCAGCGGATCGACACAGACCCGCACCGGAACCCTCGTCTTCAAGCAGCCCGCGCTCATCCGCTGGCAGACCGAAAGCCCGGAGCCGGAGCTTCTGGTCGTCGGCAGCGACAGGGTATGGGACTACTTCCCGGACGAGGAGACCGCCTACCGCTACACCACGGATCAGGTGCTCGGCTCCAAGACCATGCTGCGCTTCCTGTCCGGCAAGGCGCGCCTCGACGAGGACTTCTACGTCTCCGTCGTGGGGCGCGACAACGGATACATCAAGATGGAGCTGGTCCCGCGCGATCCGGAGCCGTCCCTCGTGCAAGCATGGCTGTGGCTCATCCCGGAAAGTAAGCTCCTGCACCGCGTGGTCATCGTCGATTTCTTCGGCAACGAGAACGACGTCACGCTCAAGAGCATCGTGCTCAATCCGGAGCTGCCCGCCAGCACCTTCGAGTTCACGCCGCCCAAGGGCACGGAGATTCTCGACACCCCGAAGGACTAG
- a CDS encoding lysophospholipid acyltransferase family protein — MKIKVDPVLLSYPLSWLYRLWCGTIRMDIENRDALERVWAQGRTVVMACWHNELFPYPTIQMNRQWTAIVSLSSDGTIATELLNRLGLVIARGSSSRGGVRALMSACRLIKKDGRQGFVTVDGPRGPRHEVKEGVIFLAQKSGSLLVPTRMVPSRAKIFDRSWDKFVLPLPFSRCRIVFGEPYEVTSEKLDEQTLAEETRKLGEKLHALV, encoded by the coding sequence ATGAAAATCAAGGTCGATCCCGTTCTTCTTTCCTATCCGCTATCATGGCTCTATCGGCTGTGGTGCGGCACCATCCGCATGGACATCGAAAACCGCGATGCCCTCGAACGGGTGTGGGCGCAGGGCAGGACCGTCGTCATGGCCTGCTGGCACAACGAACTGTTCCCGTATCCCACCATCCAGATGAACAGGCAGTGGACCGCCATCGTCAGCCTGAGCAGCGACGGCACCATCGCCACGGAACTGCTCAACCGGCTCGGCCTCGTCATCGCGCGCGGCTCAAGCTCGCGCGGCGGGGTGCGCGCCCTCATGAGCGCCTGCCGCCTCATTAAAAAGGATGGAAGGCAGGGCTTCGTGACAGTGGACGGTCCCCGTGGCCCTCGGCACGAGGTCAAGGAAGGCGTCATCTTCCTCGCGCAGAAATCGGGCTCCCTTCTGGTGCCCACGCGCATGGTTCCCTCGCGGGCCAAGATTTTCGACCGTTCGTGGGACAAGTTCGTCCTGCCGCTGCCCTTTTCGCGTTGCCGCATCGTCTTCGGCGAACCCTACGAGGTCACGTCCGAGAAGCTCGACGAGCAAACCCTCGCCGAGGAAACCCGCAAACTCGGGGAAAAGCTCCATGCGCTGGTCTAG
- a CDS encoding pseudouridine synthase: MTKHKPGGPSKGTPSDGAESLLRINRVLAQAGVCSRRAADELIESGVVRLNGVIVTQPGMRVDPENDVLEVDGKTINLIVPGRDQNLYLALNKPIEVVTTVSDPQARQTVVDILPEEYRRRRVFPVGRLDFYSEGLLLLTTDGDLANRLMHPRWHLPKVYHVRVRGEVTEEKLRRMRSGMTLAEGERLAPVRVDAAEERSGSIMLTMTLVQGVNRQIRRMCRDLELTILRLERVSQGPVFLGTLPTGEVRELTDKEVAALRQAVGLASPFATSNASSEERDDKASGEWRTDDESNGESVHGGGFRPLRKAGARRDDRDGDRRDSSHDEHRGPRRDERDGKRGFGRDDRDEKRSFGRDDRGEKRGFGRDDRGEKRGYGRDDERRGPKRRDDRDEHRGSGPRRDDERGERRAPRRDDRGDRDDRRGYGRSDERRDGRRDDARRGSSHDEHRGPRRDDRGETRGYGRDDRGEKRGYGRDDRGEKRGYGRDDRGEKRGFGRDDRGEKRGYGRDDERRGSGPRRDNERGERRDPWRDAEGEERRAPRRDDRGDRDDRRGYGRGDERRDGRRDDDRRGSSRDERRGPRRDDRDEKRGYGRDDRGEKRGYGRDDRGEKRGYGRDDDRRGPKRRDDRDERRGSGPRRDDERGERRGPRPGGDRDGRPSGGRGQDRPYGRKPSGSRGGYGSDGGRSGGRDDRRSGRSDDRRGSGSDSSRGSGHGPRRGKGPGSGRKPR; encoded by the coding sequence ATGACAAAACACAAACCCGGTGGTCCCTCCAAGGGGACCCCTTCCGATGGCGCGGAGAGTCTTCTGCGCATCAATCGTGTACTGGCGCAGGCGGGAGTCTGCTCCCGCCGCGCTGCTGACGAACTGATCGAAAGCGGCGTGGTGCGCCTCAACGGGGTGATCGTCACCCAGCCCGGCATGCGGGTCGATCCCGAGAACGACGTTCTTGAGGTCGACGGCAAGACCATCAACCTCATCGTGCCGGGGCGCGATCAAAACCTCTACCTTGCCCTCAACAAGCCCATCGAGGTCGTGACCACGGTGAGCGATCCGCAGGCGCGTCAAACCGTCGTCGATATCCTGCCCGAGGAATACCGCCGTCGGCGAGTCTTTCCCGTGGGGCGGCTGGACTTCTATTCCGAAGGCCTGCTGCTGTTGACCACGGACGGAGACCTCGCCAACCGCCTCATGCATCCCCGCTGGCACCTGCCCAAGGTCTACCATGTCCGCGTACGCGGTGAGGTGACCGAGGAGAAGCTGCGCCGGATGCGTTCGGGCATGACCCTTGCCGAGGGCGAACGCCTCGCCCCGGTGCGTGTGGACGCGGCCGAGGAACGAAGCGGCAGCATTATGCTGACCATGACCCTCGTTCAGGGCGTGAACCGCCAGATTCGCCGCATGTGCCGCGACCTTGAGCTGACCATCCTGCGCCTTGAGCGCGTGAGTCAGGGGCCGGTGTTTCTCGGCACGCTGCCCACCGGTGAGGTTCGGGAACTGACGGACAAGGAAGTTGCCGCGCTGCGGCAGGCTGTTGGCCTTGCCTCCCCGTTCGCCACGTCCAATGCCTCTTCCGAGGAGCGAGACGACAAGGCGAGTGGCGAGTGGCGCACCGATGACGAATCGAACGGCGAATCCGTGCATGGCGGCGGCTTCCGCCCCTTGCGCAAGGCAGGTGCCCGTCGTGACGACCGCGATGGTGACCGCCGTGACTCCTCGCACGACGAACACCGTGGTCCTCGCCGTGACGAGCGCGATGGAAAGCGCGGTTTCGGTCGTGATGATCGTGATGAAAAACGCAGCTTCGGTCGTGATGATCGCGGTGAGAAGCGTGGTTTTGGCCGTGATGATCGCGGTGAGAAGCGTGGCTATGGCCGCGATGACGAGCGCCGCGGTCCCAAGCGTCGCGACGATCGTGACGAGCACCGCGGTTCCGGCCCCAGACGTGACGACGAACGCGGCGAACGCCGTGCGCCGAGGCGCGACGACCGTGGAGACCGCGATGACCGTCGTGGTTATGGTCGTAGCGATGAGCGCAGGGACGGCCGTCGCGACGACGCCCGCCGTGGCTCCTCGCACGACGAACACCGTGGTCCTCGTCGTGACGACCGCGGTGAAACGCGCGGCTACGGCCGTGATGATCGTGGTGAGAAACGCGGCTACGGCCGCGATGATCGTGGCGAAAAACGTGGTTATGGCCGTGATGATCGTGGCGAGAAGCGCGGTTTCGGTCGTGATGATCGTGGTGAGAAGCGCGGCTACGGTCGCGATGATGAGCGTCGCGGTTCCGGTCCCAGACGTGACAACGAGCGCGGCGAACGTCGCGATCCGTGGCGTGACGCCGAGGGCGAGGAACGCCGTGCGCCGAGGCGTGACGACCGTGGAGACCGTGACGACCGTCGCGGCTACGGCCGTGGCGATGAGCGCAGGGACGGCCGTCGCGATGACGACCGCCGCGGCTCCTCGCGTGACGAGCGTCGTGGCCCTCGCCGTGATGACCGCGATGAAAAGCGCGGCTACGGCCGTGATGATCGTGGTGAAAAACGCGGCTACGGCCGTGATGATCGCGGTGAGAAGCGTGGTTATGGCCGTGACGACGACCGCCGTGGTCCCAAGCGCCGCGATGATCGTGATGAGCGTCGCGGTTCTGGCCCTAGACGTGACGACGAGCGCGGCGAGCGCCGTGGTCCGCGCCCCGGTGGCGATCGTGATGGTAGGCCGTCCGGTGGACGCGGGCAGGATCGCCCGTATGGCCGCAAGCCTTCCGGTTCGCGCGGAGGATACGGCTCCGACGGTGGCCGTAGCGGCGGACGCGACGACAGGCGCTCCGGGCGCTCGGATGACCGTCGCGGTTCCGGCTCCGATAGTTCGCGCGGCTCCGGGCATGGTCCCCGGCGCGGCAAGGGCCCCGGTTCCGGTCGCAAGCCCCGTTAG
- a CDS encoding polysaccharide deacetylase family protein, whose product MRWSRPLLGRSSVPVLCYHNMGGNGMPWQSFTRQIRWLRDSGVRTLSLTELDAFLGGEPLCAPSVLLTFDDGFRDLHTRVAPLFEELGLRGTVFVINNRIRPEDEPGTNEDIIAHEAHRAFLTEGNRSAWLSESELTDLVKRDLFDVGSHSGTHVMGIVSPHERPEKPEHWAYARWHAGLEQGELPRMAPEFTTHLFNAEAGRPETDGEFFARVRDNLAASRSDLERRLGKAVTSLGWPWGKAHPIAVDAAKAAGLRTLFTLANGPVTAGSDPAAINRLEVRRGKGPSWFTSRTIIYSHATIAALYAGMRIG is encoded by the coding sequence ATGCGCTGGTCTAGGCCGCTTCTCGGCAGAAGCTCCGTGCCCGTGCTGTGCTACCACAACATGGGCGGCAACGGCATGCCATGGCAGAGCTTCACGCGCCAGATTCGCTGGCTGCGCGACAGCGGCGTGAGGACGCTATCCCTCACCGAACTAGACGCCTTCCTCGGCGGCGAACCGCTTTGCGCGCCCTCGGTCCTGCTTACGTTCGACGACGGATTCCGCGACCTGCACACCCGTGTCGCGCCGCTTTTCGAGGAACTGGGACTCCGGGGCACCGTCTTCGTCATCAACAATCGCATCCGCCCCGAGGACGAACCGGGCACCAACGAAGACATCATCGCCCACGAGGCACACCGCGCCTTCCTGACCGAAGGCAACCGCTCCGCATGGCTCAGCGAATCCGAACTCACGGACCTCGTGAAGCGCGACCTTTTCGACGTGGGCAGCCACTCCGGCACGCACGTCATGGGCATCGTGTCTCCGCACGAGCGTCCCGAGAAGCCAGAACACTGGGCCTATGCCCGGTGGCATGCAGGGCTGGAGCAGGGCGAACTGCCCAGAATGGCACCAGAATTCACGACGCACCTCTTCAATGCCGAAGCTGGCCGTCCCGAAACGGACGGGGAATTCTTCGCTCGCGTGCGCGACAATCTCGCCGCCAGCCGCAGCGACCTCGAACGCCGCCTCGGCAAGGCGGTGACGTCTCTCGGCTGGCCGTGGGGCAAGGCGCATCCCATTGCTGTGGACGCCGCAAAGGCCGCAGGGCTGCGCACGCTCTTCACCCTCGCCAACGGCCCCGTGACGGCAGGTTCCGACCCCGCCGCCATCAATCGTCTGGAAGTCCGGCGCGGCAAGGGCCCGAGCTGGTTCACAAGCCGCACCATCATCTACAGCCACGCGACGATTGCCGCCCTGTACGCCGGAATGAGGATAGGATGA
- a CDS encoding DNA translocase FtsK, producing the protein MEEPTTNGAKLLKEIMALALAFWAVLLLVSLATYSPHDPSLNQAVSRGYVVKNAAGLIGAYQSDLLVMLFGLSSCLLPPALAALSAGNFVRRLFPAWWRWLGVFLFFLCLTSFGSTQWAREHLHAGDIRGGGLLGAVLYNEAQYYLRPTGAFLIWLFSTIVSLQLMCGMTWGAFAKRVQMRLVDAWTKFRERLSRSRRRQDDKDEPKTEEKTRRGLLSPKPRKKRVKDEPAAKDASTVDEEYVPNLGRAAAQPEPATPPAPKAAHAPIPTDMSGPPPIEYLEAPGNNEDVIPKDVLETKAKDLETCLSDFGIQGEVKDAVPGPVVTMFEYKPAPGVKISRIANLSDDLALALRASAVRIEAPLAGRDTVGVEIPNEKRQTVYLREIIESKDFQSSKSLLTLALGKDIYGRPRVADLAKMPHLLVAGATGQGKSVCLNCLLLSFLYKAAPDELKLLLVDPKRIELSVYSELPHLVHPVVTDMALAKNALDWAVYEMEKRYDSMAKLGVRNIEGFNAKLRKLGDDRPEGCEEMQPLPYLVIVIDELADLMLTARKEVETSIVRLAQLARAAGIHMILATQRPSVDVVTGLIKANFPSRIAFTVTSPQDSRTILDTVGANHLLGKGDMLFKPGGGKNVRVHGALVGEEEIGLIIDYWKAKAKPEFELDFGQWSKEGEVGGSNGDGPNGSDGIPDDPVYGEAVQFVMEQGKASISLIQRRFRIGFNRAARFVEQMEQDGVIGPADGSKPRRVITGRE; encoded by the coding sequence ATGGAGGAACCCACGACGAACGGCGCCAAACTCCTCAAGGAGATCATGGCTCTCGCGCTCGCATTCTGGGCAGTTCTGCTGCTCGTCTCGCTGGCCACCTACAGCCCCCACGATCCGAGCCTCAATCAGGCCGTGAGCAGGGGATACGTGGTCAAGAATGCGGCAGGGCTCATCGGCGCCTATCAATCCGATCTACTGGTCATGCTCTTCGGCCTGTCGAGTTGCCTGCTTCCCCCGGCACTCGCGGCGCTGTCCGCCGGAAACTTCGTCCGCAGGCTGTTCCCTGCCTGGTGGCGATGGCTCGGCGTTTTCCTCTTCTTCCTGTGCCTCACCAGCTTCGGCTCCACGCAGTGGGCGCGCGAGCACCTGCACGCCGGCGACATCCGCGGTGGCGGGCTGCTTGGCGCTGTCCTCTACAACGAGGCGCAGTACTACCTGCGACCCACAGGGGCCTTCCTGATTTGGCTGTTTTCGACCATCGTCTCGCTGCAACTCATGTGCGGGATGACGTGGGGCGCGTTCGCCAAGCGCGTACAGATGCGCCTTGTCGATGCGTGGACCAAGTTCAGGGAGCGCCTGTCCCGCAGCCGCCGCAGGCAGGACGACAAGGACGAGCCGAAGACCGAAGAGAAAACCCGACGCGGTCTGCTCTCGCCCAAGCCGCGCAAAAAGCGCGTCAAGGACGAACCCGCCGCCAAGGACGCCTCCACCGTGGACGAGGAATACGTTCCGAATCTCGGTAGGGCGGCCGCACAACCCGAACCAGCCACACCCCCGGCTCCCAAGGCCGCCCACGCGCCCATCCCCACGGATATGTCGGGTCCGCCGCCGATCGAGTATCTGGAGGCCCCCGGCAACAACGAGGACGTCATCCCCAAGGACGTGCTTGAAACCAAGGCCAAGGATCTCGAAACCTGCCTGTCGGACTTCGGCATTCAGGGCGAGGTGAAGGACGCCGTGCCCGGTCCCGTGGTCACGATGTTCGAATACAAGCCCGCGCCCGGCGTGAAGATCAGCCGCATCGCCAATCTTTCAGACGATCTGGCCCTTGCGCTGCGTGCCAGCGCCGTACGCATCGAAGCTCCGCTGGCGGGCAGGGACACCGTGGGCGTGGAAATCCCCAACGAAAAGCGCCAGACGGTCTATCTGCGCGAGATCATCGAATCGAAGGACTTCCAATCCTCCAAGTCGCTGCTCACGCTGGCCCTTGGCAAGGACATCTACGGCAGGCCGCGCGTGGCCGATCTGGCCAAGATGCCGCATCTGCTGGTGGCCGGTGCCACCGGTCAGGGCAAGAGCGTCTGCCTGAACTGTCTGCTTTTGAGCTTCCTGTACAAGGCCGCACCGGACGAGCTGAAGCTCCTGCTGGTGGACCCCAAACGCATCGAACTGTCCGTGTACTCGGAGTTGCCGCATCTGGTGCATCCCGTGGTCACGGACATGGCTCTGGCCAAGAACGCGCTGGACTGGGCCGTCTATGAGATGGAAAAGCGCTACGACTCCATGGCCAAGCTCGGCGTGCGCAACATCGAGGGCTTCAATGCCAAGCTGAGGAAGCTCGGCGACGACCGCCCCGAGGGATGCGAAGAGATGCAGCCACTGCCGTACCTCGTCATCGTCATCGACGAGTTGGCGGACCTCATGCTCACCGCGCGCAAGGAAGTGGAAACCTCCATCGTGCGGCTGGCGCAGTTGGCCCGCGCGGCGGGCATCCACATGATCCTCGCCACGCAGCGGCCGTCCGTGGACGTCGTCACCGGTCTCATCAAGGCGAACTTCCCCAGCCGCATCGCGTTCACCGTGACCTCGCCGCAGGACTCGCGCACCATCCTCGACACCGTGGGTGCAAACCACCTGCTGGGCAAGGGCGACATGCTCTTCAAGCCCGGCGGCGGCAAGAACGTCCGCGTTCACGGCGCACTGGTGGGCGAAGAGGAAATCGGCCTGATCATCGACTACTGGAAGGCCAAGGCCAAGCCCGAGTTCGAACTCGACTTCGGCCAGTGGTCCAAGGAAGGCGAGGTTGGCGGCAGCAACGGCGATGGCCCCAACGGCTCGGACGGCATCCCGGACGATCCCGTCTACGGGGAGGCCGTCCAGTTCGTAATGGAGCAGGGCAAGGCGTCCATTTCGCTCATCCAACGGCGCTTCCGCATCGGCTTCAACCGCGCGGCGCGCTTCGTGGAGCAGATGGAGCAGGACGGCGTGATCGGCCCGGCGGACGGCAGCAAGCCGCGCAGGGTCATCACGGGCAGAGAATAA
- a CDS encoding CHASE2 domain-containing protein translates to MAGRHGSFWSRLTGGRWIVFLTGVAFSILVSWLYIQQPFFLELLDYKLYDALLRSTHTTKTTNVPVIVDLDERSLAKYGQWPWPRYRVALLLARLQQAGALSVGLDILFAEPDRTSPKTLQNDLKRDLNVDVRFAGMPEALMDNDSVLAGVLGQGPYVLGYFFNFAGEMTQDVDVSKRCELHKLSRAVIRTPQAPEYTRFLTSAPSVVCNLPELTSAVNMSGYINTTTDPDGVVRRIPLLVHYQGEIYPNLSLATLMKASGVKQAAIKVGTTGIESIKIGATVIPVDREGRFLCNYRGGRHTFRYVSASKVLDGSLGKDELKGTIAFVGTSAAGLLDLRATPFDATLPGVEVHANVVDNILAKDFIHAPSWAKGTEFLLTLGAGLLTALLLTWAPALLSIIPVGACSVGIWYGAVWFMQEKGFYLSPLYSLIALSGNFALLTLVKFWREEGQKKFLHATFSSYLSPELINEMFENKQMPELGGEARTITAFFSDIQSFSTFSEKLSATQLVELLNEYLTAMTDILIQNRGTLDKYEGDAIVAFVGAPMEVPDHALRACRITVGMQASLVDLRRKWAGEKQLPEEPERNTKGFPADQWAPGDKWPKVVHEIKVRIGLNSGEIVVGNMGSTMRMNYTMMGDAVNLAARLESGAKQYGIYSMISEYVLEQPCMDENGKPATVRDMVEVRFIDTITVVGKAEPVRVYELCAMKGELTDKEKRLFELFDAGMAHYLAMRWDEAIEAFTRALEIERVPEGKTTPSQVYIGRCREYRENPPVPAGESWDGVYRMTKK, encoded by the coding sequence ATGGCAGGCCGTCACGGGAGCTTCTGGAGTCGCCTGACCGGCGGTCGGTGGATCGTCTTCCTCACCGGCGTCGCGTTTTCCATCCTCGTCTCGTGGCTGTACATCCAGCAGCCCTTCTTCCTCGAATTGCTGGACTACAAGCTCTACGACGCGCTTCTGCGCTCCACGCACACCACAAAGACCACAAACGTCCCCGTCATCGTGGACCTCGACGAACGAAGCCTCGCCAAGTACGGGCAGTGGCCGTGGCCGCGCTACCGCGTGGCGCTGCTTCTGGCGCGGCTGCAACAGGCCGGGGCGCTCTCCGTGGGGCTGGACATCCTCTTCGCCGAACCGGACCGCACCTCACCGAAAACACTCCAGAACGATCTCAAGCGCGACCTCAATGTGGACGTGCGCTTCGCGGGAATGCCCGAAGCGCTAATGGACAACGATTCCGTGCTGGCTGGCGTTCTCGGGCAGGGACCGTATGTCCTCGGCTATTTCTTCAATTTTGCCGGGGAAATGACGCAGGACGTGGACGTCTCGAAACGCTGCGAGCTTCACAAGCTCTCGCGGGCCGTCATCCGCACGCCACAGGCCCCGGAATACACGCGCTTTCTCACCAGCGCGCCGTCCGTGGTCTGCAATCTCCCGGAACTCACCAGCGCGGTGAACATGTCCGGCTACATCAACACCACCACAGACCCTGACGGCGTGGTGCGCAGAATCCCGCTCCTCGTCCATTATCAGGGGGAAATCTACCCCAACCTGTCCCTCGCCACACTGATGAAGGCCTCCGGAGTGAAGCAGGCGGCCATCAAGGTCGGCACCACCGGCATTGAGAGCATCAAAATCGGCGCTACGGTCATCCCCGTGGACAGGGAAGGGCGCTTCCTCTGCAATTACCGGGGCGGCAGGCACACCTTCCGCTACGTCTCGGCCAGCAAAGTGCTCGACGGCAGCCTCGGCAAGGACGAGCTGAAGGGCACCATCGCATTCGTGGGCACCAGCGCGGCGGGCCTGCTCGATCTGCGGGCCACGCCCTTCGACGCCACGCTTCCCGGCGTGGAAGTGCATGCCAACGTCGTGGACAATATCCTCGCCAAGGACTTCATCCACGCGCCGTCATGGGCCAAGGGCACGGAATTCCTGCTCACCCTCGGCGCGGGCCTGCTCACGGCGCTGCTCCTCACGTGGGCACCGGCACTGTTGAGCATCATCCCGGTGGGCGCGTGCTCCGTGGGCATATGGTACGGAGCTGTCTGGTTCATGCAGGAAAAGGGCTTCTACCTCTCGCCGCTGTATTCGCTCATCGCGCTTAGCGGCAACTTCGCGCTGCTCACGCTGGTGAAGTTCTGGCGCGAGGAAGGGCAGAAGAAGTTCCTCCACGCCACGTTTTCAAGCTACCTGTCCCCGGAACTGATCAACGAGATGTTCGAAAACAAGCAGATGCCGGAGCTTGGCGGCGAAGCTCGAACCATCACGGCCTTCTTCTCGGACATCCAGAGCTTTTCGACCTTCTCGGAGAAGCTCTCAGCCACGCAGCTCGTCGAGCTGCTTAACGAATACCTCACGGCCATGACGGACATCCTCATTCAAAATCGTGGCACGCTCGACAAGTACGAGGGTGACGCCATCGTGGCCTTTGTCGGCGCGCCCATGGAGGTGCCGGACCACGCGCTACGCGCCTGTCGCATCACGGTGGGCATGCAGGCAAGTCTCGTGGACCTGCGCAGGAAGTGGGCAGGGGAGAAGCAGCTCCCCGAGGAACCGGAGCGCAATACCAAGGGCTTTCCCGCCGACCAGTGGGCCCCCGGAGACAAGTGGCCCAAGGTCGTTCACGAAATCAAGGTCCGCATCGGCCTGAATTCCGGCGAGATCGTGGTCGGCAACATGGGCAGCACCATGCGCATGAACTACACCATGATGGGCGACGCGGTGAACCTTGCGGCCCGCCTCGAATCCGGCGCGAAACAGTACGGCATTTACTCCATGATCAGCGAATACGTGCTGGAACAGCCCTGCATGGACGAAAACGGCAAGCCCGCGACGGTGCGCGACATGGTCGAGGTGCGCTTCATCGACACCATCACCGTGGTAGGCAAGGCCGAACCGGTCCGCGTCTACGAGCTGTGCGCCATGAAGGGCGAACTGACGGACAAGGAGAAGCGCCTCTTCGAGCTGTTCGACGCAGGTATGGCCCACTATCTGGCCATGCGCTGGGACGAGGCCATCGAGGCCTTCACGCGGGCACTTGAGATCGAACGCGTTCCCGAGGGCAAGACCACGCCGTCGCAGGTCTACATCGGGCGTTGCCGCGAATACCGCGAAAATCCGCCTGTCCCGGCAGGCGAATCGTGGGATGGCGTGTACCGGATGACCAAGAAGTAG